From the genome of Pseudomonas putida:
GCGACACGTGACCCTGTAGGAGCGGGCTTGTCCCGCGAACACGGGCGAAGCCCGGGCCATCCACGGCGGTGTCTGCTTCGCGGGGCAAGCCCGCTCCTACCACAACGCACAAACGACTGATGTAAGGAGAACCCCATGCTGTTCCACGTGAAGATGACCGTGAAACTGCCGGTCGACATGGACCCGGCCAAGGCTGCGCAACTGAAGGCCGACGAGAAGGAACTGGCCCAGCGCCTGCAGCGCGAGGGCACCTGGCGTCACCTGTGGCGCATCGCCGGGCACTACGCCAACTACAGCGTGTTCGACGTGCCCAGCGTCGAGGCACTGCACGACACGCTGATGCAGTTGCCGCTGTTCCCGTACATGGACATCGAAGTGGACGGCCTGTGCCGCCACCCCTCGTCGATCCACACCGACGACCGCTGATCCAAGCTGGCAAACGACTACCTGACAAGAACAATTCGAGGTAAGCACCATGACCGTGAAAATTTCCCATACCGCCGAAATCAAGTCCTTCTTCGAGGAAGTGGCGGGCCTTGGCCATGCCGAGGGCAACCCACGCTTCAAGCAGATCATCCTGCGCATGCTGCAAGACACCGCGCGCCTGATCGAGGACCTGGAGATCAGCGAGGACGAGTTCTGGCACGCCGTGGACTACCTCAACCGCCTGGGCGGGCGCAATGAGGCCGGGCTGCTGGCCGCGGGCCTGGGCATCGAGCACTTCCTCGACCTGCTGCAGGATGCCAAGGATGCCGAGGCCGGCCTCACTGGCGGCACCCCACGCACCATCGAAGGCCCGCTGTACGTGGCGGGTGCGCCGCTGTCCGAGGGCGAGGCGCGAATGGACGACGGCACCGACCCAGGCGTGGTGATGTTCCTCCAGGGCCAGGTGTTCGACGCCGACGGCCAGCCGCTGGCCGGTGCCACCGTCGACCTGTGGCATGCCAATACCCAGGGTACCTATTCCTACTTCGACTCGACCCAGTCCGAGTACAACCTGCGCCGGCGCATCGTCACCGATGCCGAAGGCCGCTATCGCGCCCGTTCGATCGTGCCGTCCGGCTACGGCTGCGACCCGCAGGGCCCGACCCAGGAGTGCCTGGACCTGCTTGGCCGTCACGGCCAGCGCCCGGCGCACGTGCACTTCTTCATCTCGGCGCCGGGGCATCGCCACCTGACCACGCAAATCAACTTCGCCGGTGACCAGTACCTGTGGGACGACTTCGCCTACGCCACCCGTGATGGCTTGATCGGCGACCTGCGTTTCATCGAGGACGCGGCCGCAGCGCGCGATCGTGGCGTGCAGGGCGAGCGCTTCGCCGAGCTGGCATTCGACTTCCACCTGCAGGCAGCCAAGGCACCCGAAGCCGAAGCGCGCAGCCACCGTCCACGCGCGCTGCAAGACGCCTGAACACCGCTCCCCCTGTAGGAGCGGGTTTACCCGCGAACACGGGCTTCGCCCGTGCCATGCACCGCAGTGTCTGGTTCGCGGGTAAACCCGCTCCTACAGGGGGAGTGAACGATGAACCACCGCGTCAAACGCCATACCTCCATTCCAATAACAATAAAGGTCTTTGGTCATGCCTACATTCGCCGAGCGTGCGCTCGCCTGTTGCTGACAGGTCACTGCCTTGTAAACCCCTTTTCCAGGCTGTCCCCATCAGGAACGTGCGAGCATGACGAATCTCACCCAAGCGCAACCCATCAAACAGCGCGAAAAGCGCTATTTCTACGAGTGGTACGTGGTCATCCTGTGCATGGTGGCCTATATCTTTTCCTTCGTTGACCGGCAGATCCTGGCACTGATGATCGAGCCGATCAAAGCCGACCTGCAGCTCAGCGACACCCAGTTCAGCCTGCTCCACGGCCTGGCGTTCTCGCTGTTCTACGCCTTCATGGGCATGCCCATCGCCTACCTGGCAGACCGTTTCTCGCGCCCGCGGATCATCGCCCTGGGCGTGATCTTCTGGAGCATCGCCACGGCTGCCTGCGGCCTGAGCAAGAACTTCGTGCAGATGTTCCTGGCGCGCATCGGCGTCGGTGTCGGCGAGGCGGCGCTGTCGCCTTCGGCGTACTCGATGTTCAGCGACATGTTCCCGAAAGAAAAACTCGGCCGGGCCGTGGGTATCTACTCGATCGGCTCGTTCGTCGGTGGGGGCATCGCCTTCCTGGTCGGCGGCTACGTGATCACCTTGCTCAAGGACGCGCAAACCATCGAGGTGGCTGTCCTCGGCGCCATGAAGGCCTGGCAGCTGGCGTTCTTCATCGTCGGCCTGCCGGGGGTGATCGTCGGCCTGTTGGTCTGGCTGACCGTGCGCAACCCCGAGCGCAAGGGTGCACAACTCGATGCCGACGGCAACGTGCGCAAGGTCAAGCTCACGGACGGCCTGCGCTTCATTGGCCGCCACCGCGCGACCTTCGGTTGCCACTACCTGGGCTTTTCCTTCTACGCCATGGCGTTGTTCTGCATGATGAGTTGGACGCCCGCGTTGTACATCCGCAAGTTCGGCATGAGCCCCTCGGAGGCTGGCTTCATGCTCGGCACCATCATGTTGCTGGCCAACACCAGCGGCGTGGTGTTTGGCGGCTGGTTGACCGACCACCTGGCCAAGCGCGGTCGCAGCGATGCCGCCATGCGCACCGGGGTGATCGGCGCAGTGGGCATGATCGTGCCGGCCGTGCTCTACTCGCAGGTCGACCAGCTGTGGCTGTCGGTCACGTTGCTGGTGCCGGCGATGTTCTTTGCCTCGTTCCCGATGCCTGCGTCCACTGCCGCGATGCAGATCCTCTCGCCCAACCAGGTGCGCGCCCAGGTGTCGGCGGTGTTCCTGCTGATCAGCAACCTGCTCGGGCTGGGCCTGGGCACCACGCTGGTGGCGCTGATCACCGACCGCTATTTCGGTGCGCCGGGCGCGGTCGGCTCGTCGATGTCGATCGTCAGCTTCGTCGCGTCGTTGCTGGCCATCGTGCTGTTGGCCAGGGGCTGCAAATGCTTCCGCCAGAGCATGCAACGCCAATACCCCGGCGTGGCCTGAAATGCTCGCCGACATCCAGCTGCTCGAGCGGTTCGTCCTGGTCGACTCGCGTGATGTGACCGAGATGCAGGCACAGTTGGCCCGTTACCTGTGCCCGCACCGCCTGCGGATGCTCGACGACACGCCGCCGCACCTGCAGGTCAGTGGCGTGGAGTTCGGTGGCGCGCGGCTGCTGGAGCTGCATTACGACGCCCCGGTGGAAGTCAGCCTGGAAGGCGACGGCGAACACTACCTGTTCCGCGGCACCCTGCAGGGCCGTTGTGAGGTCACCCAGGGACGGCAGCATGCGGCGGTGGCGGCGGGTGGGTTGAGCATCAGCTCGCCGTTCGCCCACAGTCGCATCGTCACCGGCGGCGCTTGCCGCAACGCGGTGCTGAGCCTGCCGCGCGAGGCCCTGGAGGTGCACCTGCAGCGCCTGCTGGGCTGCAGCTTGCGCCGGCCTCTGGCGTTCGACGTGCCGCTCGCCGCCAACCATCCTGGCGTCCACGCGCTGGGTTTCGCGCTGGACTACATCTGTCGGCTGTTCGCCCTGGACCTGAACCTGGCAGCGCTGCGCGGTGGCCTGTCCGATCATCTGGCGCAGTTGCTGCTGACCCAGTTGCCGCACAACTACACGGGTGAACTCGACCAGGCGCACGGCACGCCCTTGCCCAGCCATGTGCGCCGTGCCCGCGACCATATCGAGGCGCACCTGGATCAGCCGCTGACCCTGGCCAGCCTGTGCGCGCTCAGTGGGGTGTCGCTGCGTACGCTGCAAAACGGCTTTCGCCGGTTCCTCGGGCAGACCCCGGTCGAGTACATCCGCGAACGGCGCCTGCTGGCCGTGCAGCGCGCCCTGGCAGCGGGCGAGGGCAGTGTGACAGAGGTATTGCTGCGTCATGGCATCAATACCCCAGGGCACTTCACCCAACAGTACCGGCGCCGCTTCGGATGCCTGCCCTCGGCCACCCTCAAGGGTTGAGTCGCTGCGCAATCGGTAGGGTGCCTGCGTGATCTGCAGCGCCGCGTGAACCCCTGCTGGCTAGCATCGGCGTACTTCAACACGCGGAGCAATGCCCATGAACATCACCATCCTTGGAGGCGGCCACGGCTGCTACGCCGCTGCCGTCGAAATGGCCGAACGTGGCCACACCACGCGCCTGTGGCGGCGCGACCAGGCAGCACTGGGCGACCTGCAGGCCATCGGCGCACTGACCGTGCGCGATTATCGCGGCACCCGCCAGGTCGCGCTGGGTGAGCAACTGACCCTGGTCGCGGACCTGGCCCAGGCACTGGAAGGTGCGCAGTTGGTGGTCATCCCGCTGCCGTCGACCACCCACCTGGCGCTGGCCGCCGAAGTCGCGCCACTGCTGCGCGATGGCCAGGTCGTGTTCCTGCCGCCGGGCACCTTTGGCAGCTACGTGTTCGCCAAGGCCATGCGCGACTGTGGCAACCCGGCCGAGGTGGCCTTCGCCGAAACCGGTACCTTGCCGTACCTGGTGCGCAAGCATGGGCCGGACCAGCTGGTTATCAGTGCCTACGCCACGCGCCTGCCGACCGGGGTGCTGCCCAGCCGCCTGGCGGCGCAGGCGTTTGCCGTGCTGCGCGAGGCCTACCCCAGCGTCGAGCCCATCGAGGACGCCCTGAGCGGAGCGCTGATGAATGCCGGCCCGATCATCCACCCGCCGCTGATCATGATGAACGCTGGCCCCCTGGAGCACTTCGAAGCCTGGGACATTCATAACGAAGGCACCCAGCCATCGATCCGCCGGGTGACCAACCAGCTCGATGCCGAGCGCATGCGCGTACGTGAAGCGTTGGGTTACCCGGCCCCGCACTTCCCGTTGGCCGACCACTACAACACCGACCAGGGCGAGGAGTGGATGTATGGCCGGGGGGCCCACGGCAAGCTTACCGACAGCGGCGACTGGCGCGAGAAGATTGACCTGCAGCAGCACCGCTACATGCTCGAAGACACCCGCCTGGGGCTGTCGCTGCTGGTTTCGGTGGGGCGTTGGGCGGGCGTTCCGACGCCGGTGGCCGAGGGCTTGCTGGCGCTGGCCTCGGCGGTGACCGGGCGCGACCTGTACGCCGAGGGGCGGACGCTGGAGAACCTTGGCATCGCCAGCCTCGACCAGGCCGGCATGCGCGCGCTGCTGCGCGAGGGGGTGGCGGCATGAGCGAGCCACTGCGGCACATCGCGGTCGTGGGGCCGGGCGCATGGGCGAGGGCATCGCCCTGGCCTTTGCCCAGGCGGGCGTGCAGGTCAGCCTGATCGACCTCAAGCCGCGTGAGCCCGAAGCCCAGGCCGATTACTTCGCCGCAACAAGGCGCAACCTGGAAGCCGAAGCCGGCAACCTGGTCGCCCTCGGGCTGATCGGGGCGCATCGGGTTGCCCCGCTGCTGTCGCGTATCGGTCTGCTGCCGCTGGAGGAGGGCGGGCAGGCGCTGGAGGGATGCCGACTGGTGTTCGAGGCCGTGCCGGAAGTGCTGGCGGCCAAGCGCGAGGCGTTCGCCTGGATCGACCGACACGTATCTGCGCAAGCGATCATCGCCTCGACCACCTCGACTTTCCTGGTCACCGAGCTGGCAGCCATGGTCAGCGCGCCGCAGCGCTTGGTCAACGCCCACTGGCTGAACCCTGCCCACCTGATGCCGTTGGTGGAGCTCTCGCGCAGCGAGCGTACCAGCGATGCGGTGGTCGGCGAGCTGCTGCAGACCTTGCGCGCCATCGGCAAAGTGCCAGTGGTGTGCAACGCGAGGCCAGGCTTCATCGTGCCGCGCCTGCAGGCTTTGGTGATGAACGAGGCGGCGCGCATGGTCGAGGAAGGCGTCGCCAGTGCCGAGCAGATCGACCTGGCGGTGCGCACCGGGTTCGGCCTGCGCTTTTCGGTACTGGGCCTGCTGGAGTTCATCGACTGGGGCGGCGGCGACATCCTCCACCATGCCTCGGCGTACCTCAGCCAACACCTCGGCGAGCGTTACCAGGCGCCGCAGTCGGTGCGCGACAACATGGCGACAGGGCGCAACGGCCTGCGTGACGGCGTGGGTTTCTACGACTACCAGGCCATGGATGTGCAGGCCTACCGCCAGA
Proteins encoded in this window:
- the catC gene encoding muconolactone Delta-isomerase, with protein sequence MLFHVKMTVKLPVDMDPAKAAQLKADEKELAQRLQREGTWRHLWRIAGHYANYSVFDVPSVEALHDTLMQLPLFPYMDIEVDGLCRHPSSIHTDDR
- a CDS encoding NAD/NADP-dependent octopine/nopaline dehydrogenase family protein: MNITILGGGHGCYAAAVEMAERGHTTRLWRRDQAALGDLQAIGALTVRDYRGTRQVALGEQLTLVADLAQALEGAQLVVIPLPSTTHLALAAEVAPLLRDGQVVFLPPGTFGSYVFAKAMRDCGNPAEVAFAETGTLPYLVRKHGPDQLVISAYATRLPTGVLPSRLAAQAFAVLREAYPSVEPIEDALSGALMNAGPIIHPPLIMMNAGPLEHFEAWDIHNEGTQPSIRRVTNQLDAERMRVREALGYPAPHFPLADHYNTDQGEEWMYGRGAHGKLTDSGDWREKIDLQQHRYMLEDTRLGLSLLVSVGRWAGVPTPVAEGLLALASAVTGRDLYAEGRTLENLGIASLDQAGMRALLREGVAA
- a CDS encoding spinster family MFS transporter, producing the protein MTNLTQAQPIKQREKRYFYEWYVVILCMVAYIFSFVDRQILALMIEPIKADLQLSDTQFSLLHGLAFSLFYAFMGMPIAYLADRFSRPRIIALGVIFWSIATAACGLSKNFVQMFLARIGVGVGEAALSPSAYSMFSDMFPKEKLGRAVGIYSIGSFVGGGIAFLVGGYVITLLKDAQTIEVAVLGAMKAWQLAFFIVGLPGVIVGLLVWLTVRNPERKGAQLDADGNVRKVKLTDGLRFIGRHRATFGCHYLGFSFYAMALFCMMSWTPALYIRKFGMSPSEAGFMLGTIMLLANTSGVVFGGWLTDHLAKRGRSDAAMRTGVIGAVGMIVPAVLYSQVDQLWLSVTLLVPAMFFASFPMPASTAAMQILSPNQVRAQVSAVFLLISNLLGLGLGTTLVALITDRYFGAPGAVGSSMSIVSFVASLLAIVLLARGCKCFRQSMQRQYPGVA
- a CDS encoding helix-turn-helix transcriptional regulator, which translates into the protein MLADIQLLERFVLVDSRDVTEMQAQLARYLCPHRLRMLDDTPPHLQVSGVEFGGARLLELHYDAPVEVSLEGDGEHYLFRGTLQGRCEVTQGRQHAAVAAGGLSISSPFAHSRIVTGGACRNAVLSLPREALEVHLQRLLGCSLRRPLAFDVPLAANHPGVHALGFALDYICRLFALDLNLAALRGGLSDHLAQLLLTQLPHNYTGELDQAHGTPLPSHVRRARDHIEAHLDQPLTLASLCALSGVSLRTLQNGFRRFLGQTPVEYIRERRLLAVQRALAAGEGSVTEVLLRHGINTPGHFTQQYRRRFGCLPSATLKG
- a CDS encoding 3-hydroxybutyryl-CoA dehydrogenase, giving the protein MGEGIALAFAQAGVQVSLIDLKPREPEAQADYFAATRRNLEAEAGNLVALGLIGAHRVAPLLSRIGLLPLEEGGQALEGCRLVFEAVPEVLAAKREAFAWIDRHVSAQAIIASTTSTFLVTELAAMVSAPQRLVNAHWLNPAHLMPLVELSRSERTSDAVVGELLQTLRAIGKVPVVCNARPGFIVPRLQALVMNEAARMVEEGVASAEQIDLAVRTGFGLRFSVLGLLEFIDWGGGDILHHASAYLSQHLGERYQAPQSVRDNMATGRNGLRDGVGFYDYQAMDVQAYRQTRLAALVRQLHNTGLAPRFDGGEPLRP
- the catA gene encoding catechol 1,2-dioxygenase, with protein sequence MTVKISHTAEIKSFFEEVAGLGHAEGNPRFKQIILRMLQDTARLIEDLEISEDEFWHAVDYLNRLGGRNEAGLLAAGLGIEHFLDLLQDAKDAEAGLTGGTPRTIEGPLYVAGAPLSEGEARMDDGTDPGVVMFLQGQVFDADGQPLAGATVDLWHANTQGTYSYFDSTQSEYNLRRRIVTDAEGRYRARSIVPSGYGCDPQGPTQECLDLLGRHGQRPAHVHFFISAPGHRHLTTQINFAGDQYLWDDFAYATRDGLIGDLRFIEDAAAARDRGVQGERFAELAFDFHLQAAKAPEAEARSHRPRALQDA